One segment of Papaver somniferum cultivar HN1 unplaced genomic scaffold, ASM357369v1 unplaced-scaffold_137, whole genome shotgun sequence DNA contains the following:
- the LOC113334676 gene encoding glycoprotein 3-alpha-L-fucosyltransferase A-like, translating into MNFIYLYEKKCFVVNVVGDVLRSYETTTASLVWSDEAQEWDTCSVGCHFGHKSGDDKTPDASFGQPGNGVPGILRKMESSHYYSENNVAPTREKGFKVVMTTNLSSYVPVGYFSWAEYDIMAPLQPQTGKALAASFISDCGARNFLLQALEMLEKSNILIDSYGGCHQNRNGG; encoded by the exons atgaattttatcTATTTATATGAGAAGAAATGTTTTGTTGTAAATGTGGTTGGAGATGTGTTAAGATCATATGAAACAACAACTGCATCACTAGTGTGGTCTGATGAG GCTCAGGAGTGGGATACTTGCTCTGTTGGATGTCATTTTGGACATAAAAGTGGAGATGATAAGACGCCGGATGCTTCGTTTGGTCAACCTGGTAATGGAGTGCCTGGGATTCTTCGGAAAATGGAGTCATCGCATTATTATTCAGAGAATAACGTTGCTCCGACACGAGA GAAAGGGTTTAAAGTTGTAATGACAACTAATCTCTCATCATATGTTCCTGTTGGTTATTTTTCGTGGGCTGAGTATGACATTATGGCACCCTTACAACCACAGACAGGAAAGGCCCTTGCGGCTTCCTTCATTTCCGACTGTGGTGCCCGAAACTTCCTTTTGCAGGCCCTTGAGAtgcttgagaagtcaaatattctAATAGATTCCTATGGTGGTTGCCATCAGAACCGTAATGGAG GCTGA